From Methanosarcina lacustris Z-7289, one genomic window encodes:
- a CDS encoding MBL fold metallo-hydrolase, protein MISKKLIDLGVLALRQRNSRGNFKPHVSLRFRGNEGDLRTFSIDTTRTPGKYPQPDAYLITHAHSDHHGKSAMLSPRAVCTEKTATALEIRHDKKYVGSMCRLGDEIEIEGVRIKTYPTEHTVGAAAFYWENDVGTRILVTGDVKDASKLPPCDVLITEANYGDPEDPSCHFADDIDRMKCALFEGGPVAFGAYEFGKTQRAVELIRGFGYDGTIRMEARTRALTRSMLEDAGELAGLDSGGEDDVFVVTPRDLNKLPWNVKKYVLSCRADYPYPIIKISDHLDACGLEDMVKKLNPEVTLVYHPVGDRPSKFSKHLNSIGIDSISIDQIGNVLSNEFI, encoded by the coding sequence GTGATTTCTAAAAAACTAATTGACCTTGGTGTGCTCGCGCTCAGGCAGCGCAATTCCCGGGGAAACTTTAAACCCCATGTCTCACTCCGTTTCAGGGGCAATGAAGGAGATTTACGTACCTTTTCTATTGATACAACCCGGACTCCGGGAAAGTACCCCCAGCCCGATGCTTACCTGATCACCCATGCCCATTCCGATCATCACGGAAAATCTGCTATGCTCTCTCCGCGGGCAGTCTGTACGGAAAAAACCGCAACTGCTCTTGAAATCAGGCATGACAAAAAATATGTGGGCAGCATGTGCAGGCTCGGGGATGAAATTGAAATCGAGGGGGTCAGGATAAAGACTTACCCTACGGAACACACTGTCGGCGCCGCGGCTTTTTACTGGGAAAACGATGTAGGGACAAGAATCCTGGTCACAGGAGATGTTAAGGATGCCAGCAAGCTCCCTCCCTGCGATGTCCTTATCACTGAAGCTAACTATGGGGACCCTGAAGACCCGTCCTGTCATTTTGCGGATGACATTGACCGCATGAAATGCGCCCTGTTTGAGGGCGGCCCTGTTGCCTTTGGAGCATATGAATTTGGAAAAACCCAGCGTGCTGTTGAATTAATAAGAGGCTTCGGATACGATGGTACAATCCGGATGGAAGCCCGGACCAGGGCGCTTACACGGAGCATGCTTGAGGATGCAGGAGAACTTGCAGGGCTTGACTCCGGGGGCGAGGATGATGTTTTCGTGGTAACTCCCCGGGACCTTAACAAGCTTCCGTGGAATGTGAAAAAGTACGTGCTGAGCTGCCGTGCTGATTACCCATATCCTATAATTAAGATAAGTGACCACCTTGATGCCTGCGGACTTGAGGATATGGTCAAAAAACTTAACCCTGAAGTTACTCTTGTTTACCATCCTGTGGGAGACAGACCTTCAAAATTTTCAAAACATTTAAATTCAATAGGAATTGATTCGATTTCCATAGATCAGATCGGTAATGTTTTAAGCAATGAATTTATTTAA
- a CDS encoding EMC6-like membrane protein, with product MSKQTPKSKSIKELAKVKEAPVEIVTASVEDPEKKIFIKQKTPEEKQKAHRDGIIKTIVAAMLGTIAGVVAFSQYGAGQDRIWYAVLMIIIGITYYAQKLIYPSLQIDTKEFKAKDWFFVEFIVVDFFLVTWTLLLN from the coding sequence TTGAGTAAACAAACCCCAAAGTCAAAGTCCATAAAGGAACTCGCAAAAGTTAAAGAGGCTCCCGTAGAAATTGTTACAGCAAGTGTTGAGGATCCCGAAAAAAAGATATTTATCAAGCAAAAGACCCCCGAAGAAAAGCAGAAAGCTCACAGAGACGGCATTATAAAAACAATTGTTGCTGCAATGCTCGGAACAATCGCCGGGGTTGTAGCGTTCAGCCAGTATGGAGCAGGCCAGGACCGGATATGGTATGCCGTACTCATGATCATTATCGGAATCACATATTATGCCCAGAAGCTTATTTATCCCTCACTTCAGATAGATACTAAGGAATTCAAGGCTAAAGACTGGTTTTTCGTAGAATTCATAGTTGTAGACTTCTTCCTTGTTACCTGGACACTGCTCCTGAATTGA
- a CDS encoding ribosome biogenesis/translation initiation ATPase RLI — MRLAIINKDRCQPRRCSKECEKYCPRVRTGDETIVFEADGKPVISEELCVGCGICVNKCPFDAIMIIGLPEALKEPTHRYGTNGFALFGLPVPRIGKVTGILGPNGIGKSTSVQILSGALVPNFGQGKGDWDTVLEHYSGTALHDYFKAVVDGKVKVSQKPQYVDLIPKAFKGKTSELLEKTDERGVMDELVEYLDLRGIVNRKISELSGGELQRVAIAACAAKDAQFYFFDEISPYLDIYQRINVARLVQELSKDRAVLVVEHDLAVLDMLTDVIHIAYGEPAGFGVMTLPKSVRVGINQYLKGYLPEENIRIRPEAIKFEVHPPRDDAQFKSAASFNSFSMKYGDGFSLKATGGNLRVGEVLGIVGPNGIGKSTFVKVLAGEIKPDEGDPGIEVKISYKPQYIKADTTVSVQDFLRGISKRFGSSYYEVEISNPLQLERIYDSLLTDLSGGELQRVAIAACLSQEADLYILDEPSAHLDVEQRSMVTRVINRFAENNQKTVMVVDHDIYMIDLLSQRLLVFEGKPSVYGEAHGPFSMESGMNRFLKNLGITFRRDEETKRPRVNNLDSRLDREQKESGNYYYSAKD, encoded by the coding sequence ATGAGATTAGCTATAATTAACAAAGACAGGTGCCAGCCCAGAAGATGCAGCAAGGAGTGCGAAAAGTACTGTCCCAGAGTCAGGACAGGAGACGAGACCATTGTTTTTGAGGCAGACGGAAAGCCGGTCATCTCCGAGGAACTCTGTGTGGGCTGCGGAATATGCGTTAACAAATGCCCTTTCGATGCTATCATGATCATAGGGCTTCCTGAAGCCCTGAAGGAACCAACTCACAGGTACGGGACAAACGGTTTTGCCCTTTTCGGGCTTCCTGTACCGAGGATAGGGAAGGTAACCGGGATCCTGGGTCCGAACGGGATAGGGAAGAGTACATCCGTCCAGATACTTTCCGGAGCCCTGGTCCCCAATTTTGGGCAGGGAAAAGGAGACTGGGATACGGTACTCGAACACTATTCCGGCACGGCACTTCACGACTATTTCAAAGCCGTTGTGGACGGAAAGGTAAAGGTTTCCCAGAAGCCCCAGTACGTTGACCTGATCCCCAAAGCTTTCAAAGGCAAGACCTCAGAACTGCTTGAAAAAACCGATGAAAGAGGGGTTATGGACGAGCTTGTCGAGTATCTTGATTTGAGGGGCATAGTCAATCGAAAAATCTCGGAATTGAGCGGCGGGGAACTTCAAAGGGTTGCAATTGCAGCCTGTGCGGCAAAGGATGCCCAGTTCTATTTCTTTGACGAAATAAGCCCCTACCTCGATATCTACCAGAGGATTAACGTAGCCCGCCTTGTCCAGGAACTTTCAAAGGACAGGGCAGTGCTTGTGGTCGAGCACGACCTTGCCGTCCTTGATATGCTTACAGACGTAATTCACATAGCCTATGGTGAACCTGCAGGGTTTGGTGTGATGACTCTGCCAAAAAGTGTGCGTGTAGGGATCAACCAGTACCTTAAAGGCTACCTCCCTGAAGAAAACATCAGGATCCGGCCGGAAGCTATCAAGTTCGAGGTCCATCCCCCAAGAGATGACGCTCAGTTTAAGTCTGCAGCTTCTTTTAACAGCTTTTCAATGAAGTACGGAGATGGCTTCTCCCTCAAAGCAACAGGCGGAAACCTGCGTGTCGGGGAAGTGCTCGGGATAGTTGGCCCTAACGGAATAGGAAAGTCAACTTTCGTAAAAGTCCTGGCCGGAGAAATCAAGCCAGATGAAGGGGACCCGGGAATCGAGGTAAAAATCTCCTACAAACCCCAATACATTAAAGCAGATACTACTGTAAGTGTTCAGGACTTCCTGAGAGGCATTTCAAAGCGGTTTGGGTCCAGTTATTATGAGGTTGAGATCTCAAACCCGCTCCAGCTTGAAAGGATCTATGACAGCCTGCTTACCGACCTCAGTGGTGGAGAACTGCAGAGGGTAGCGATTGCCGCCTGCCTGTCCCAGGAAGCAGACCTCTATATCCTGGACGAGCCAAGTGCCCACCTTGATGTTGAACAGCGTTCCATGGTCACAAGAGTTATCAACCGTTTTGCCGAAAACAACCAGAAGACAGTTATGGTCGTTGACCACGACATCTATATGATCGATCTGCTCAGCCAGCGCCTCCTTGTTTTTGAAGGAAAACCCTCGGTCTACGGGGAGGCTCACGGCCCGTTCAGCATGGAAAGCGGTATGAACAGGTTCCTGAAAAACCTCGGCATTACCTTCCGCAGGGATGAAGAGACGAAGCGCCCCCGCGTAAACAACCTTGACTCAAGGCTTGATAGGGAGCAAAAGGAAAGCGGGAACTACTATTATTCTGCAAAAGACTGA
- a CDS encoding ATP-dependent DNA helicase: MKIESLDLPDEVKRFYENSGILELYPPQAEAVEKGLLEGKNLLAAIPTASGKTLLAELAMLKSVLAGGKALYIVPLRALASEKFRRFQEFSELGIRVGISTGDYDRRDEGIGINDIIVATSEKTDSLLRNETTWMQEISVVVADEVHLIDSADRGPTLEVTLAKLRKMNPSCQVLALSATVGNADELAAWLDAELVVSEWRPTELMEGVLFNGTFFCKDREKTVEQPTKDEAINLVLDTLKEGGQCLVFESSRKNCMGFAKKAASAVKKTLSAAEKEALAGIADEILENSETDTSSVLASCVRSGTAFHHAGLTSPLRELVETGFREGRIKLISSTPTLAAGLNLPARRVIIRSYRRYSSEAGMQPIPVLEYKQMAGRAGRPRLDPYGEAVLLAKSSEELVFLFEKYIEAGAEDIWSKLGTENALRTHVLSTISNGFARTREELMDFLEATFFAFQYSNFGLSTVVDECLNFLRQEGMLEKDPDSLISTSFGKLVSRLYIDPLSAALIAKGLRGAGTLTELTILHLVCSTPDMRLMYMRSQDYQDINDYVMAHAEEFSKVPSPFDVVEYEWFLSEVKTSLLLMDWIHEKPENELCLKFNIGEGDIHASADIAEWIMHVTTQLARLLDLKGAKEAAELEKRIHYGAGPELMDLLDIRSIGRVRARKLYEAGFRSTADLAEASPEQVAALVGPKIAERIFKQIGRRETVVEVQDTESLEKGSPEGQRTINDF; the protein is encoded by the coding sequence ATGAAGATAGAAAGTCTCGACCTGCCTGATGAAGTAAAGCGCTTTTATGAAAACTCCGGGATTCTTGAACTTTATCCTCCCCAGGCAGAGGCTGTTGAAAAGGGACTGCTTGAAGGGAAAAACCTGCTTGCTGCAATCCCCACGGCTTCGGGAAAGACCCTGCTTGCAGAGCTTGCAATGTTAAAGTCCGTGCTTGCCGGAGGAAAAGCCCTCTATATCGTACCCCTGAGAGCTCTGGCTTCCGAGAAGTTCAGGCGGTTTCAGGAGTTCTCCGAACTGGGCATCAGGGTCGGGATCTCAACAGGGGACTATGACCGGCGGGATGAAGGAATTGGCATAAACGACATCATTGTAGCCACGTCGGAAAAAACCGATTCCCTGCTCAGGAACGAGACTACCTGGATGCAGGAGATCTCGGTTGTTGTGGCAGATGAAGTCCATCTGATCGATTCTGCGGACAGGGGACCCACCCTTGAGGTCACTCTGGCAAAGCTCCGGAAAATGAACCCTTCCTGCCAGGTCCTTGCCCTTTCGGCAACAGTCGGGAATGCCGATGAGCTTGCAGCCTGGCTTGATGCCGAACTTGTGGTAAGCGAATGGAGACCTACAGAACTGATGGAAGGGGTACTGTTTAACGGGACTTTTTTCTGCAAGGACAGGGAAAAAACTGTTGAGCAGCCCACAAAGGATGAAGCCATAAACCTTGTGCTCGATACCCTCAAAGAAGGTGGTCAGTGCCTTGTTTTTGAAAGCAGCAGGAAAAACTGCATGGGTTTTGCAAAGAAAGCGGCTTCTGCAGTTAAAAAGACTCTTTCCGCAGCAGAAAAAGAAGCTCTTGCAGGGATTGCAGATGAGATCCTGGAAAACAGTGAAACCGATACCTCATCAGTTCTTGCATCCTGTGTCCGTTCAGGGACGGCATTCCACCACGCAGGCCTTACTTCCCCTCTGAGGGAACTTGTCGAAACCGGCTTCCGGGAAGGGCGCATAAAGCTTATTTCAAGTACCCCAACCCTTGCAGCAGGGCTGAACCTGCCTGCCAGGCGGGTAATTATAAGGAGTTATCGGCGTTATTCTTCTGAAGCAGGCATGCAACCTATCCCGGTGCTCGAATACAAGCAAATGGCAGGAAGAGCAGGAAGGCCGAGGCTTGATCCCTACGGAGAAGCTGTCTTGCTTGCAAAATCATCCGAGGAACTGGTTTTCCTTTTTGAGAAATATATTGAAGCCGGAGCCGAAGATATCTGGTCCAAGCTCGGGACGGAAAATGCTCTCAGGACGCACGTGCTTTCAACGATCTCAAACGGATTTGCCCGGACAAGGGAAGAACTTATGGATTTTCTGGAGGCGACGTTTTTCGCTTTCCAGTACTCAAATTTCGGGCTCTCCACGGTTGTGGATGAATGCCTGAACTTTTTACGCCAGGAGGGAATGCTTGAAAAGGACCCCGATTCCCTTATTTCCACTAGTTTCGGAAAACTTGTTTCCAGGCTCTATATTGACCCCCTTTCCGCAGCCCTTATTGCAAAGGGCTTAAGAGGAGCAGGAACTCTTACCGAGCTTACTATCCTGCACCTGGTTTGCAGTACGCCTGACATGCGCCTGATGTATATGCGGAGCCAGGACTACCAGGACATCAATGATTATGTAATGGCACATGCAGAAGAGTTCTCAAAGGTGCCAAGCCCCTTCGATGTTGTTGAATACGAGTGGTTCCTGAGCGAGGTAAAGACGTCTCTCCTGCTGATGGATTGGATCCATGAAAAGCCTGAAAATGAGCTCTGTTTAAAATTCAACATAGGGGAAGGAGACATCCATGCAAGTGCAGACATTGCCGAGTGGATCATGCACGTGACCACCCAGCTTGCCAGGCTCCTTGACCTGAAAGGGGCAAAAGAAGCTGCAGAACTTGAAAAACGGATCCATTACGGTGCAGGCCCTGAACTGATGGACCTGCTGGACATCAGGAGCATCGGACGTGTAAGAGCAAGGAAACTTTATGAGGCGGGTTTCAGGTCCACAGCAGACCTTGCAGAGGCTTCTCCTGAACAGGTGGCTGCTCTTGTAGGACCGAAGATTGCTGAAAGGATCTTCAAGCAGATCGGAAGAAGAGAAACAGTGGTTGAGGTCCAGGACACCGAATCTCTTGAAAAAGGTTCCCCTGAAGGGCAGAGGACAATCAACGATTTTTGA
- a CDS encoding nitrogenase component 1, with amino-acid sequence MQIAFYGKGGIGKSTVSANLSAALVESGKRILQVGCDPKSDSTRLLLGGRKIPTVLDYLRKTSPDKQSLEGLLFRGFKGAACVETGGPKPGVGCAGRGILSSFEALARLGIRDVPLDIVLYDVLGDVVCGGFAVPLRSEYADAVFLVTSGEFMAIYAANNILRGIKNFEDSAPRVAGIILNSRGLEAEDQRISAFSKAVGLPVVASIPRSEIFSRAEKAGKTLIEAFPESENAEIFRELARHVEKIVKDRSLLYHARPLEDGELEELVLGRSPEDSASIFMQGELEKEVGCESGFEEEAGCEGGFEEETGHEDGAINEPEEYLCETWGDCKGKACKGEAGDASSSGNLSCSDSPRVKPASGKEKVPVSGPSGSGPVMLKAPLYGCAFAGAVTATFQVNGALTVLHGPRSCAHIISDALASSFLRSGSFKKTGVKGFEEQALPGLLSVDMEEEDIIFGGLEKLSCRMEEALASGRKLLFVVSTCPSGIIGDDIEKAVLKMKRLYPEARIFPIPVDGNITGDFSYGFFEGCKKVAELINPEVGPEEGLVNIIGERNFSPRDEENFRIIEKLLEGLGLRVNCRFLSRADLSSIRDFKKARLNLLAYNSLENRMLRDYLSENLGLDFFEHPFPVGFRDSSQWVKALAKSLTPEHDPGPFLEAREQIYRAELRKYSPYLEGKKVLVVSYSQDIGWVLDTVRDLGMELVKVGIRASSFGKDKQLDPLPDDIPLVKNYTDLQRAEDIKCLKPDLVLSGYAPLIPEEDVHCDTIPFSPKVGFMSGLELAKRWSTLLRLPVVEGWKCDGGGEE; translated from the coding sequence ATGCAGATTGCCTTTTATGGGAAAGGTGGAATTGGCAAGTCCACGGTTTCCGCAAATCTTTCCGCCGCTCTTGTAGAATCCGGAAAACGCATTCTCCAGGTCGGCTGCGACCCGAAAAGTGATTCTACCAGGCTGCTCCTTGGAGGGAGGAAGATCCCCACGGTGCTGGACTATCTCAGGAAAACGTCTCCTGACAAACAAAGTCTTGAAGGTCTGCTTTTCAGAGGTTTCAAGGGGGCTGCCTGTGTGGAAACCGGGGGCCCGAAACCAGGAGTCGGTTGTGCGGGCCGGGGAATCCTGAGCAGTTTTGAGGCGCTCGCGAGGCTTGGAATCCGGGATGTCCCCCTTGACATTGTCCTTTACGACGTACTCGGGGACGTTGTCTGTGGCGGTTTTGCGGTCCCTCTCCGGAGTGAATATGCAGACGCCGTTTTTCTTGTCACCTCCGGGGAATTCATGGCTATCTATGCGGCAAATAACATTCTCCGGGGCATAAAAAATTTTGAGGATTCCGCCCCCAGAGTTGCGGGGATTATCCTGAACAGTAGAGGCCTTGAAGCCGAAGACCAGCGGATTTCGGCTTTTTCAAAGGCTGTTGGGCTTCCGGTGGTTGCCTCGATTCCCCGCAGCGAAATTTTCTCCAGGGCCGAAAAAGCCGGCAAGACATTGATCGAAGCCTTCCCTGAATCCGAAAACGCTGAGATTTTCAGGGAACTTGCCAGGCATGTGGAAAAGATCGTAAAGGATAGGAGTTTGCTTTATCATGCAAGGCCTCTCGAAGATGGGGAACTTGAAGAGCTGGTGCTCGGAAGGAGTCCGGAAGATAGTGCATCGATCTTCATGCAGGGAGAGCTCGAAAAGGAAGTCGGGTGCGAAAGTGGGTTCGAGGAGGAGGCAGGATGTGAAGGTGGGTTCGAGGAGGAGACCGGACATGAAGATGGGGCTATTAATGAGCCTGAGGAATACCTTTGTGAGACCTGGGGGGACTGCAAGGGAAAAGCCTGCAAGGGGGAAGCTGGAGATGCCAGTAGTTCCGGAAATCTCTCCTGTTCTGACTCTCCCCGGGTAAAGCCTGCTTCGGGGAAAGAAAAAGTTCCTGTATCGGGTCCTTCCGGGTCCGGGCCTGTTATGCTAAAAGCTCCCCTTTACGGCTGCGCATTTGCAGGAGCGGTGACTGCCACTTTCCAGGTGAACGGGGCTCTCACTGTCCTCCACGGGCCGAGGAGCTGTGCCCATATCATATCGGATGCTCTTGCCAGTTCCTTTTTAAGGAGCGGGAGCTTCAAAAAAACCGGAGTTAAGGGCTTTGAGGAACAGGCTCTGCCTGGGCTTCTGTCTGTGGATATGGAAGAAGAGGACATCATCTTCGGAGGGCTTGAAAAGCTTTCCTGCAGGATGGAAGAAGCTCTTGCTTCCGGCCGGAAATTGCTTTTTGTTGTGAGTACCTGTCCCTCAGGAATAATCGGAGATGATATCGAAAAAGCCGTTTTGAAGATGAAGCGTCTTTATCCCGAAGCCCGGATATTTCCTATTCCCGTGGATGGAAACATTACAGGGGATTTTTCTTACGGGTTTTTTGAAGGGTGTAAAAAAGTTGCCGAGCTTATCAATCCTGAAGTTGGGCCTGAAGAGGGCCTTGTCAACATTATCGGGGAACGGAACTTCTCCCCGAGGGACGAGGAAAACTTCCGGATAATAGAAAAGCTCCTTGAAGGACTGGGGCTGCGGGTAAACTGCCGTTTCCTGAGCAGGGCTGACCTTTCTTCTATCCGGGATTTTAAGAAAGCCAGACTCAATCTCCTTGCATACAACAGCCTTGAAAATCGGATGCTCAGGGACTACCTGTCCGAAAACTTAGGGCTCGACTTTTTCGAACATCCCTTCCCAGTGGGTTTCAGGGACAGCAGCCAGTGGGTAAAAGCGCTTGCAAAAAGCCTTACCCCGGAACACGACCCCGGGCCTTTCCTTGAAGCCCGGGAACAAATTTACAGGGCTGAACTCCGTAAATACTCTCCCTATCTTGAGGGAAAAAAAGTCCTTGTCGTAAGTTACAGTCAGGATATAGGCTGGGTCCTTGATACGGTCCGGGACCTTGGCATGGAACTCGTTAAAGTCGGTATCCGGGCTTCCTCTTTTGGAAAAGATAAGCAGCTGGACCCACTTCCGGATGACATTCCGCTTGTGAAAAACTATACGGACCTGCAGCGGGCAGAGGATATAAAATGCCTTAAACCCGACCTTGTGCTTTCGGGCTATGCCCCCCTTATCCCGGAAGAAGATGTACACTGCGACACCATCCCCTTCTCCCCTAAAGTGGGATTTATGAGCGGGCTCGAACTTGCGAAACGCTGGAGTACACTGCTTCGCCTGCCTGTGGTTGAAGGCTGGAAATGCGATGGAGGTGGAGAGGAATGA
- a CDS encoding nitrogenase component 1 encodes MIFSPDAFTASILTVEGIKDASALLNGPTGCKIYHSFLSDRHFPRGASHDPMAFQGEFYFGQLRVPSTYLDWEDYVEGSLEKLEKLLSAVAEKNNDLLAVINSPGASLIGDDLETALKKSGVSERCFTVNCAGFSLPAPIGFENTGLALLEHLDLKPLSRKENRVNILGLSILHKHWEGTVIELKKLLSLLGLEVGAVLFAGTSVEELKNSSSAACNIVLFPEYGQKIAEWYRERFKIPFVLSPMGVPVGFDATEQLLREVAKCLGIDPSPALNFVRAARKSSYSKLARYHSFSGLPKGTSFSIRAEASFAYPLALWLYSYLGMVPLAVKTLPGGSPKIEASLRAFLIEKGFENAYDREPEYEKVDIAFADGYTLGLLKGMGCCKAGIEICTPSEGYIDFIPKTYMGVEGTLLLLEKIINGIRSSL; translated from the coding sequence ATGATATTTTCTCCGGATGCTTTTACAGCTTCCATTCTGACGGTTGAAGGAATTAAGGACGCATCAGCCCTTCTGAACGGGCCTACGGGCTGCAAGATCTATCACAGTTTTCTTTCGGACAGGCATTTCCCGAGGGGCGCTTCCCACGACCCCATGGCTTTCCAGGGGGAATTTTACTTCGGGCAGCTGAGGGTGCCTTCAACCTACCTGGACTGGGAAGATTATGTTGAAGGGTCCCTTGAAAAGCTTGAGAAGCTCCTTTCTGCGGTCGCTGAAAAAAACAACGACCTCCTTGCAGTTATTAATTCTCCCGGAGCAAGCCTTATCGGGGACGACCTGGAAACCGCCCTGAAAAAAAGCGGGGTGAGTGAGCGCTGTTTTACGGTGAACTGTGCAGGCTTTTCCCTACCCGCTCCGATAGGCTTTGAAAACACCGGGCTTGCTCTTCTTGAGCACCTGGATCTGAAGCCGCTTTCCAGGAAAGAGAACAGGGTGAACATCCTGGGGCTTTCCATCTTGCATAAGCACTGGGAAGGCACGGTCATCGAGCTTAAAAAGCTCCTGTCCCTCCTCGGGCTGGAGGTAGGAGCCGTGCTCTTTGCAGGCACTTCCGTTGAAGAGCTTAAAAACTCAAGCAGTGCTGCCTGTAATATCGTGCTTTTCCCCGAGTACGGACAAAAAATTGCTGAATGGTACCGGGAACGCTTCAAGATCCCGTTTGTCCTTTCCCCTATGGGAGTCCCGGTGGGTTTTGATGCTACCGAGCAGCTGCTGAGGGAAGTTGCAAAATGCCTCGGGATTGACCCGTCCCCTGCCCTGAACTTTGTCCGGGCTGCCAGGAAAAGCAGCTATTCCAAACTCGCACGCTACCACTCCTTCTCCGGGCTCCCAAAAGGAACAAGTTTCTCAATAAGAGCCGAAGCCTCGTTCGCCTATCCACTTGCTCTCTGGCTCTACTCCTACCTCGGGATGGTACCCCTTGCAGTTAAGACCCTTCCGGGAGGCAGTCCGAAAATTGAAGCCTCCCTCCGGGCATTTTTAATAGAAAAAGGTTTTGAAAATGCTTATGACCGGGAGCCAGAGTATGAAAAAGTTGACATTGCCTTTGCCGACGGCTACACCCTCGGGCTTTTGAAAGGTATGGGCTGCTGTAAAGCAGGTATCGAAATATGCACGCCTTCGGAAGGGTACATTGATTTCATCCCTAAAACATATATGGGCGTCGAGGGCACCCTCCTGCTTCTCGAAAAAATTATAAACGGAATACGTTCTTCCCTTTAA
- the hisD gene encoding histidinol dehydrogenase, with translation MVTMLFKKLSDVSEAEMQKLLSRGSGLADVGKTVSSVLSDVRTRGDSALREYTKKFDKVELADFEVSGEEFEEALSSISPELMGHLKTAAANIMAFHKAQMPETTWFMELQPGVVLGQKATPLESVGAYAPGGRASYPSTVLMTVIPARVAGVGQVIVCTPPRADGSVNPLTLAAAKVAGADRVFKLGGVQAIGAMAYGTETVPKVDKIVGPGNVFVTAAKMQVRDVAEIDFPAGPSEVLILADDSADAVMAASDIIAQAEHDPSAVSVLVTTSGTLAEAVQKEILVQAENTARSEIVKAALENAAVLTADSLEQGIDFSNKFAPEHLEIMVEDSDFVLDRIKNAGSIFIGNYAPVPVGDYASGTNHVLPTAGYARIYSGLNINHFLKYTSIQKISKIGLESLKETIIALAEEEGLQAHADAIRIRFGYKPSK, from the coding sequence ATGGTCACAATGTTATTCAAAAAATTGTCTGATGTTTCGGAAGCTGAAATGCAGAAATTACTTTCCCGGGGGTCCGGGCTTGCGGATGTAGGGAAAACTGTTTCCTCCGTACTTTCTGATGTGCGCACGAGGGGAGATTCTGCACTCAGGGAGTATACAAAGAAGTTTGATAAAGTTGAGCTTGCCGATTTTGAAGTAAGCGGGGAGGAATTTGAAGAAGCCCTGTCGAGTATCAGTCCTGAACTTATGGGACACCTTAAAACCGCAGCTGCAAACATCATGGCTTTCCACAAAGCCCAGATGCCTGAGACCACCTGGTTTATGGAACTTCAGCCCGGGGTTGTCCTGGGGCAGAAGGCAACACCTCTTGAAAGTGTGGGCGCCTACGCTCCGGGAGGGAGGGCTTCCTATCCTTCAACAGTGCTGATGACAGTAATCCCTGCCAGGGTTGCAGGAGTTGGACAGGTTATCGTGTGTACTCCTCCGAGGGCAGACGGCTCTGTAAACCCTCTTACGCTTGCTGCTGCGAAAGTTGCAGGGGCAGACAGGGTATTCAAGCTTGGAGGCGTGCAGGCAATAGGAGCAATGGCTTACGGAACCGAAACTGTCCCGAAGGTGGACAAAATCGTAGGTCCTGGAAATGTTTTTGTGACAGCTGCCAAGATGCAGGTGAGGGATGTTGCCGAAATTGACTTCCCAGCGGGTCCCAGCGAAGTTCTGATTCTAGCAGACGATTCAGCCGACGCTGTTATGGCTGCCTCAGATATCATAGCCCAGGCAGAACACGACCCTAGTGCGGTTTCGGTACTTGTGACAACTTCCGGAACTCTTGCAGAAGCGGTACAAAAAGAGATACTTGTTCAGGCTGAGAACACTGCAAGAAGTGAGATCGTGAAAGCTGCTCTTGAAAATGCGGCAGTCCTGACTGCAGACTCTCTTGAACAGGGCATTGACTTTAGTAATAAATTCGCTCCTGAGCACCTGGAAATTATGGTAGAAGACTCCGATTTCGTACTTGACAGGATTAAAAATGCCGGATCGATATTTATAGGGAACTATGCTCCTGTTCCGGTTGGAGACTATGCCTCCGGTACCAATCATGTGCTTCCCACGGCAGGATATGCCAGGATTTACTCCGGTCTGAATATCAACCACTTTCTTAAATATACCAGTATTCAGAAAATAAGTAAGATTGGGCTTGAAAGTCTGAAAGAAACCATAATCGCATTAGCTGAGGAAGAAGGTCTGCAGGCACATGCTGATGCTATTAGAATTCGTTTTGGGTACAAACCCTCTAAATAA
- a CDS encoding DUF1699 family protein, which produces MKIRVVSSREEIPTLNPNEKVIHLAFRPSNKDVFMLAETCPKIEAIQLPKSYRRTVSKSIEMFLEMQKINLLEGDVWGHRKDINEYYNVSQNVLEKIQELKADRFSNEVIAEKLSRESKLNSDMILYILSKRNMELS; this is translated from the coding sequence ATGAAAATCAGAGTGGTTAGTTCACGGGAGGAAATTCCGACCCTAAACCCGAATGAGAAGGTTATCCACCTTGCATTCAGGCCATCTAATAAGGACGTATTCATGCTTGCCGAAACATGTCCTAAAATTGAAGCCATACAGCTTCCTAAATCATACAGAAGGACTGTTTCAAAGTCTATAGAGATGTTCCTGGAAATGCAGAAGATCAATCTCCTTGAAGGGGATGTATGGGGACACCGGAAAGACATAAACGAATACTACAACGTTTCTCAGAATGTTCTTGAGAAAATCCAGGAGTTAAAAGCCGACCGGTTCTCTAATGAGGTGATTGCCGAAAAGCTTTCAAGGGAAAGTAAGCTGAATTCGGACATGATTCTCTACATCCTGAGCAAAAGAAACATGGAATTGTCCTGA